A single Lactuca sativa cultivar Salinas chromosome 8, Lsat_Salinas_v11, whole genome shotgun sequence DNA region contains:
- the LOC111913924 gene encoding uncharacterized protein LOC111913924, protein MNVLEHEHPLKLVDLQLEYPPYEEEEEEEKEEDDDDDDEGGGDLVKKEDFSEVACDRCGQVISMYHMYYYKCMGGDSSSSSSSSSSSCECLFSLHKFCAELSPRLDHALHQHPLIQRYETHYSWTCDVCNQMHTDDAICYKCDECSFYIDLKCAVEVGKRIIHHPCHPHALICAVSQPILCYCQACGRRHEGMFYQCSTTCTNFTIHSDCAFLPEKLLIQDRTDGAFHHTHPLTISYSFPDQLAKHFPRCRVCGGYFFGNKEAYLWIYKCDKCMYYAHLDCATSRTEPFMSIFLAADFGKTIKNFEDVDHPYLLRLPFPDETYSLPKHSLFFQEESGTSSYEGNLKHISHQHPLILVDVDHGQTSSSSNSLLLIKCHDPMKKTQLLCNGCLRPIMSTMPLYKCPHQSCNDFALHEWCTRLPQEIQNHPDHPQHTLHLIYSNNLPFFFSVFHCAVCDLPCNGFAYGCVECKYFVDVSCGLIPKEITHKAHPNHILSLVQKIFGVDRCHICRLPFDDDHVHYEIRPILFGCKACDIYMHPQCALLLAETTRHKHDKHPIHLSYLPIENHKSEYFCEICEQDLNPNASFYHCKDCVQSIHTACAPLIVKCETETYNFHSRSTYYFVNIKFGGTHNTRQHLHPLSFAQGLELDDRCSRCFELLQYKMIFKCLECRFAIDYDCCKL, encoded by the exons ATGAATGTATTGGAACATGAGCATCCCCTAAAGCTCGTTGATTTGCAGCTAGAATATCCACcctacgaagaagaagaagaagaggaaaaagaagaagatgatgatgatgatgatgagggtgGTGGTGATCTGGTTAAGAAAGAGGACTTTTCTGAAGTTGCATGTGACAGGTGTGGCCAAGTAATCAGCATGTACCACATGTACTACTACAAATGTATGGGAGGtgattcatcatcatcatcatcatcatcatcatcatcatgtgaATGTCTTTTCTCACTTCACAAATTCTGTGCTGAGCTGTCCCCAAGGTTAGACCATGCATTGCACCAACACCCTCTTATCCAGCGTTATGAGACGCATTATTCTTGGACATGTGATGTTTGTAACCAAATGCACACAGATGATGCAATTTGTTATAAATGTGATGAATGTTCTTTTTACATTGATCTCAAGTGTGCTGTGGAAGTAGGAAAACGAATCATCCATCATCCGTGCCACCCACACGCATTAATTTGTGCAGTCTCTCAACCCATTTTGTGCTACTGCCAGGCTTGTGGGAGAAGACATGAAGGGATGTTCTATCAATGTAGTACCACTTGTACCAACTTCACCATACACAGTGATTGTGCTTTCCTACCAGAAAAATTGTTAATCCAAGACAGAACAGATGGTGCTTTTCATCATACTCATCCCCTCACCATTTCATATTCATTCCCAGATCAACTAGCTAAGCATTTTCCCAGATGCAGAGTATGTGGTGGTTATTTTTTTGGTAACAAGGAGGCATATCTTTGGATATACAAATGCGATAAATGTATGTATTATGCCCATCTAGATTGCGCAACATCAAGAACAGAGCCGTTCATGTCCATCTTCTTGGCTGCAG ATTTTGGCAAAACCATTAAAAATTTTGAAGATGTTGATCATCCTTATCTCCTTCGTCTCCCATTCCCCGATGAAACATACAGCCTACCTAAACACTCCTTGTTCTTCCAAGAAGAAAGCGGAACAAGTAGTTATGAGggaaacctaaaacacataagtCATCAACACCCTCTCATTCTAGTTGATGTTGATCACGGGCAaacctcctcctcctcaaattcTTTGTTATTAATAAAGTGTCATGACCCAATGAAAAAGACCCAACTGCTATGCAACGGATGTCTCAGACCAATCATGTCCACCATGCCTCTTTACAAATGCCCTCACCAGAGTTGCAATGACTTTGCTCTCCATGAGTGGTGCACTCGACTCCCCCAAGAAATACAAAACCACCCAGATCACCCACAACATACCCTACATCTCATCTACTCAAACAATCTTCCTTTCTTTTTCAGTGTGTTCCATTGTGCTGTTTGTGATCTGCCTTGCAACGGATTTGCGTATGGTTGTGTCGAATGCAAATACTTTGTTGATGTTTCATGTGGGCTTATACCTAAAGAAATCACACATAAAGCTCACCCAAATCACATACTTTCATTAGTTCAAAAGATATTTGGTGTTGATAGGTGTCATATATGTCGCCTACCTTTTGATGATGATCATGTTCATTATGAAATTCGTCCAATTTTGTTCGGCTGCAAAGCTTGTGATATTTATATGCATCCCCAATGTGCTTTGTTATTAGCCGAAACAACCAGGCACAAGCATGACAAGCATCCCATACACCTAAGTTACCTCCCAATTGAGAACCATAAGAGTGAATACTTTTGTGAAATTTGTGAGCAGGATTTGAATCCTAATGCATCTTTCTATCATTGCAAAGATTGTGTTCAATCCATACATACGGCTTGTGCTCCTCTAATAGTTAAGTGCGAAACAGAAACCTATAATTTCCATTCCAGAAGCACTTATTATTTTGTTAATATAAAGTTTGGAGGCACTCATAACACCCGTCAACACCTACACCCTCTCTCATTTGCTCAAGGTCTTGAGTTAGATGATCGATGTAGTCGTTGTTTTGAGTTATTACAATACAAAATGATCTTTAAATGTCTTGAATGTAGGTTTGCCATTGATTATGACTGTTGTAAATTGTAA
- the LOC111913932 gene encoding uncharacterized protein LOC111913932 isoform X1 produces MEALEVPEHEHPLTLVDLQLQYEEEEDDDDADGEGGDPVKKEGFSEVACGRCDQVINMYHRHYYKCMKGGPSCDKVSLHKFCGELSTSLESTFHPHPLTMFIFPSNWSCRICQSKHQPDEMCYCCFECRFFIDLKCAVEVGKKIIHHPCHPHSLICAISQPILCNCKACGREHKGVFFQCTICDGFTIHSECAFLPKSLLIQHTTDDAFFHTHPLTISYSFPTEDQKAKHYPRCRVCGGDFSIENLWIYKCDKCMYYAHLNCATSRREPFMSIFLPAGSGRTHKNYKDIDYPRLVHLPFPDETYSIPKHLFFQETRTSYEVNLKHMSHPHPLILVDHAQTSSLLPVVCHDPMKKTQLLCTGCLRPIMETMSFYKCAQHCNFALHEWCTRLPPKIKNHPGHPKHTLLLMYSNALPFFFGVFYCEVCRLPCNGFAYCCVECGFYVDVTCGFIPKEITHQAHPNHLLSIVQGKITDTCHMCFRYYAGGPLSFRCNTCHIFIHPECALLLAETIRHKYDKKHPMNLSYLPIENHKSEYFCEICEEDLNPHDAFYHCQDCAQSIHTACAPLILECETETYSDYQRGIYGFVNIKFGEIHNTNSHQHPLLFAQGRKSDGQCEICLYTLQFKMIFKCIECKFAIHYSCCVRHNTI; encoded by the exons ATGGAGGCACTTGAAGTACCTGAACACGAGCATCCACTAACACTCGTTGATTTGCAGCTACaatatgaagaagaagaagatgatgatgatgctgatgGTGAAGGTGGTGATCCAGTAAAGAAAGAGGGCTTTTCTGAAGTTGCATGTGGCAGGTGTGACCAAGTAATCAACATGTACCACAGGCACTACTACAAATGTATGAAAGGAGGTCCTTCATGTGATAAGGTCTCGCTTCACAAATTCTGTGGTGAGCTGTCGACAAGTTTGGAGAGCACATTTCACCCACATCCTCTTACCATGTTTATATTTCCTTCTAATTGGTCATGTCGTATTTGTCAGAGTAAGCACCAGCCAGATGAAATGTGTTACTGTTGCTTTGAATGTCGTTTCTTCATTGATTTAAAGTGTGCTGTGGAAGTAGGAAAAAAGATCATTCATCATCCGTGCCACCCACACTCGCTAATTTGTGCCATCTCTCAACCTATTTTGTGCAACTGCAAGGCTTGTGGGAGAGAACATAAAGGGGTCTTCTTTCAATGTACCATTTGTGATGGCTTCACCATACACAGTGAATGTGCTTTCCTACCAAAATCTTTGCTAATCCAACACACCACGGATGATGCTTTTTTTCATACCCATCCACTCACCATTTCATATTCCTTCCCTACAGAAGATCAAAAGGCTAAACATTATCCTAGATGCAGAGTATGTGGTGGTGATTTCAGTATAGAGAATCTTTGGATTTACAAATGCGATAAATGTATGTACTATGCTCATTTGAATTGTGCAACATCAAGAAGGGAGCCTTTCATGTCCATCTTCTTGCCTGCTG GCTCTGGCAGAACACACAAAAACTATAAAGATATTGACTATCCCCGTCTTGTTCATCTTCCATTCCCTGATGAAACATACAGCATACCAAAACACTTGTTCTTCCAAGAAACCAGAACAAGTTATGAGGTAAACCTAAAACACATGAGTCATCCACACCCTCTAATTCTAGTTGATCATGCGCAAACCTCCTCTTTGTTACCGGTAGTGTGTCATGACCCAATGAAAAAGACCCAACTGTTGTGCACTGGATGTCTCAGACCAATAATGGAAACCATGTCATTTTACAAGTGTGCTCAGCATTGCAACTTCGCTCTGCATGAATGGTGCACTCGACTACCCCCAAAAATAAAAAACCACCCCGGTCACCCAAAACATACACTTCTTCTCATGTACTCAAATGCTCTTCCTTTCTTTTTCGGTGTGTTTTATTGTGAGGTTTGTCGTCTTCCTTGCAATGGATTTGCATATTGTTGTGTCGAATGCGGATTCTATGTTGATGTTACCTGTGGGTTTATACCTAAAGAAATCACACATCAAGCTCACCCAAATCACCTTCTTTCAATAGTTCAAGGAAAAATTACGGATACTTGCCATATGTGTTTCAGATATTATGCTGGAGGTCCACTTTCATTTCGTTGCAACACATGCCATATTTTTATACATCCTGAATGCGCTTTGTTATTAGCCGAGACAATCAGACACAAGTATGACAAGAAGCATCCCATGAACCTAAGCTACCTCCCGATTGAGAACCATAAGAGTGAATACTTTTGTGAAATTTGTGAGGAGGATTTGAATCCTCATGACGCTTTCTATCATTGTCAAGATTGTGCTCAGTCTATACATACTGCTTGTGCTCCATTAATACTTGAGTGTGAGACAGAAACCTATTCCGACTATCAACGAGGTATTTATGGTTTCGTGAATATAAAGTTTGGAGAAATTCATAACACTAATAGCCACCAACACCCTCTCTTATTTGCTCAAGGCCGTAAGTCAGATGGACAGTGTGAAATATGCCTTTACACATTACAGTTCAAAATGATCTTTAAATGTATCGAGTGCAAGTTTGCAATTCATTACAGCTGTTGTGTGCGACACAACACGATATGA
- the LOC111913932 gene encoding uncharacterized protein LOC111913932 isoform X2, with protein sequence MCYCCFECRFFIDLKCAVEVGKKIIHHPCHPHSLICAISQPILCNCKACGREHKGVFFQCTICDGFTIHSECAFLPKSLLIQHTTDDAFFHTHPLTISYSFPTEDQKAKHYPRCRVCGGDFSIENLWIYKCDKCMYYAHLNCATSRREPFMSIFLPAGSGRTHKNYKDIDYPRLVHLPFPDETYSIPKHLFFQETRTSYEVNLKHMSHPHPLILVDHAQTSSLLPVVCHDPMKKTQLLCTGCLRPIMETMSFYKCAQHCNFALHEWCTRLPPKIKNHPGHPKHTLLLMYSNALPFFFGVFYCEVCRLPCNGFAYCCVECGFYVDVTCGFIPKEITHQAHPNHLLSIVQGKITDTCHMCFRYYAGGPLSFRCNTCHIFIHPECALLLAETIRHKYDKKHPMNLSYLPIENHKSEYFCEICEEDLNPHDAFYHCQDCAQSIHTACAPLILECETETYSDYQRGIYGFVNIKFGEIHNTNSHQHPLLFAQGRKSDGQCEICLYTLQFKMIFKCIECKFAIHYSCCVRHNTI encoded by the exons ATGTGTTACTGTTGCTTTGAATGTCGTTTCTTCATTGATTTAAAGTGTGCTGTGGAAGTAGGAAAAAAGATCATTCATCATCCGTGCCACCCACACTCGCTAATTTGTGCCATCTCTCAACCTATTTTGTGCAACTGCAAGGCTTGTGGGAGAGAACATAAAGGGGTCTTCTTTCAATGTACCATTTGTGATGGCTTCACCATACACAGTGAATGTGCTTTCCTACCAAAATCTTTGCTAATCCAACACACCACGGATGATGCTTTTTTTCATACCCATCCACTCACCATTTCATATTCCTTCCCTACAGAAGATCAAAAGGCTAAACATTATCCTAGATGCAGAGTATGTGGTGGTGATTTCAGTATAGAGAATCTTTGGATTTACAAATGCGATAAATGTATGTACTATGCTCATTTGAATTGTGCAACATCAAGAAGGGAGCCTTTCATGTCCATCTTCTTGCCTGCTG GCTCTGGCAGAACACACAAAAACTATAAAGATATTGACTATCCCCGTCTTGTTCATCTTCCATTCCCTGATGAAACATACAGCATACCAAAACACTTGTTCTTCCAAGAAACCAGAACAAGTTATGAGGTAAACCTAAAACACATGAGTCATCCACACCCTCTAATTCTAGTTGATCATGCGCAAACCTCCTCTTTGTTACCGGTAGTGTGTCATGACCCAATGAAAAAGACCCAACTGTTGTGCACTGGATGTCTCAGACCAATAATGGAAACCATGTCATTTTACAAGTGTGCTCAGCATTGCAACTTCGCTCTGCATGAATGGTGCACTCGACTACCCCCAAAAATAAAAAACCACCCCGGTCACCCAAAACATACACTTCTTCTCATGTACTCAAATGCTCTTCCTTTCTTTTTCGGTGTGTTTTATTGTGAGGTTTGTCGTCTTCCTTGCAATGGATTTGCATATTGTTGTGTCGAATGCGGATTCTATGTTGATGTTACCTGTGGGTTTATACCTAAAGAAATCACACATCAAGCTCACCCAAATCACCTTCTTTCAATAGTTCAAGGAAAAATTACGGATACTTGCCATATGTGTTTCAGATATTATGCTGGAGGTCCACTTTCATTTCGTTGCAACACATGCCATATTTTTATACATCCTGAATGCGCTTTGTTATTAGCCGAGACAATCAGACACAAGTATGACAAGAAGCATCCCATGAACCTAAGCTACCTCCCGATTGAGAACCATAAGAGTGAATACTTTTGTGAAATTTGTGAGGAGGATTTGAATCCTCATGACGCTTTCTATCATTGTCAAGATTGTGCTCAGTCTATACATACTGCTTGTGCTCCATTAATACTTGAGTGTGAGACAGAAACCTATTCCGACTATCAACGAGGTATTTATGGTTTCGTGAATATAAAGTTTGGAGAAATTCATAACACTAATAGCCACCAACACCCTCTCTTATTTGCTCAAGGCCGTAAGTCAGATGGACAGTGTGAAATATGCCTTTACACATTACAGTTCAAAATGATCTTTAAATGTATCGAGTGCAAGTTTGCAATTCATTACAGCTGTTGTGTGCGACACAACACGATATGA